One genomic region from Mycobacterium basiliense encodes:
- the ppsA gene encoding phosphoenolpyruvate synthase, with product MISFRFVRFFEEFGIEDVPLVGGKNASLGEMFQKLSEQGVRVPYGFATTADAYKHMLDRANAWDALHAELDDLDPDDVAALARKGKRAREIVYGAGLPDDLAKEIVAAYRVLAEEYGEDVSLAVRSSATAEDLPTASFAGQQETFLNITGSESLLDACRRCFASLFTDRAIHYRIDQGFDHFKVALSIGIMKMVRSDLASSGVMFTIDTESGFNDVVFVTGAYGLGENVVQGAVDPDEFYVHKPTYLAGHRAVLRRLIGDKAVKMVFVEGGTKQTTRNIPTPKADRAHFCITDEDVLELAGYALAIEQHYGRPMDIEWAKDGLDGKLYIVQARPETAASQRCLTTVETYVLEGSGATRDVLAEGRSVGERVAAGVVKRIEHLEHLSDFRPGQVLVADTTTPDWEPVMKNAAAIVTNRGGRTCHAAIIARELGIPAVVGAGDATSKVPNGQVVTVSCVEGDTGRVYRGEVGFHVDRTEVTDLARPHTEIMVNLGNPDLAFKTSFLPNDGVGLARMEFIVSEYIKVHPLALLHPDRVADLEARRTIEQLTRGYSNGAEFFVQRLAEGIGTIAAAFWPKPVVVRMSDFKSNEYASLIGGGGFEPTESNPMIGFRGASRYAHPAYAEGFALECRAMKRVREEIGLSNVVIMLPFVRRVAEADLVLQTMAEHGLRRGQNGLKVYAMCEIPNNVILIDEFAKRFDGFSIGSNDLTQLTLGVDRDSEIVAFDYDERDEGVKEMIRLAVAGCRRNGMHSGLCGQAPSDYPDMAEFLVRAGIDSISLNPDVVVKTTRQVLELERQVVPQQ from the coding sequence ATGATCAGCTTTCGCTTCGTACGATTCTTCGAAGAATTCGGCATCGAGGATGTGCCACTGGTCGGAGGCAAGAACGCCTCGCTGGGCGAGATGTTCCAGAAGCTATCCGAGCAGGGCGTGCGGGTACCGTACGGGTTCGCCACCACCGCCGATGCCTACAAGCACATGCTGGACCGGGCCAACGCGTGGGACGCGCTGCATGCCGAACTCGACGACCTCGACCCTGATGACGTCGCCGCGTTGGCGCGCAAAGGCAAACGTGCCCGTGAAATCGTCTACGGTGCAGGGCTTCCCGACGATCTTGCCAAAGAAATCGTAGCTGCTTACCGCGTGCTGGCCGAGGAGTACGGCGAGGACGTTAGTCTGGCGGTGCGAAGCTCGGCGACCGCCGAGGACCTGCCCACGGCCAGCTTCGCCGGTCAGCAGGAAACCTTCCTCAACATCACGGGTTCGGAAAGTCTGCTGGACGCATGCCGCCGGTGTTTCGCCAGCCTGTTCACCGACCGGGCCATCCACTACCGCATCGACCAGGGCTTCGACCATTTCAAGGTCGCGTTGTCAATCGGCATCATGAAGATGGTGCGCTCCGATCTCGCCTCGTCGGGGGTGATGTTCACCATCGACACCGAATCTGGGTTCAATGACGTGGTTTTCGTGACGGGCGCCTACGGCCTGGGCGAGAACGTGGTTCAGGGGGCGGTTGACCCCGATGAGTTTTACGTGCACAAGCCGACCTATCTGGCCGGTCACCGCGCCGTGTTGCGCCGGCTGATCGGTGACAAGGCGGTCAAGATGGTCTTCGTCGAGGGCGGGACAAAACAGACGACCCGCAATATCCCCACGCCGAAGGCCGACCGCGCCCATTTCTGCATTACTGATGAGGATGTGCTCGAACTGGCCGGCTACGCACTGGCTATCGAACAGCACTACGGGCGACCGATGGATATCGAGTGGGCCAAGGACGGGCTGGACGGAAAGCTCTACATTGTGCAGGCGCGCCCCGAGACAGCAGCCTCCCAGCGCTGCTTGACGACGGTGGAGACCTATGTGCTGGAAGGTTCCGGCGCGACGCGTGACGTGCTCGCCGAAGGCCGTTCGGTCGGCGAGCGGGTCGCCGCGGGTGTGGTCAAACGAATCGAGCACCTCGAGCACCTGTCAGACTTCCGGCCGGGCCAGGTTCTCGTCGCCGACACCACCACCCCGGACTGGGAGCCGGTCATGAAGAACGCCGCCGCGATCGTCACCAACCGTGGCGGGCGGACCTGCCACGCGGCCATCATCGCGCGCGAACTCGGAATCCCGGCGGTCGTTGGCGCGGGTGACGCCACCTCCAAAGTGCCTAACGGCCAAGTCGTTACGGTGTCCTGCGTCGAGGGCGACACCGGGCGAGTGTACCGCGGCGAGGTGGGCTTCCATGTGGACCGCACCGAAGTGACCGACCTGGCGCGGCCGCACACCGAAATCATGGTCAACCTCGGCAATCCCGACCTCGCGTTCAAGACCTCGTTCTTGCCCAATGATGGTGTGGGACTGGCCCGAATGGAGTTCATCGTCAGCGAATACATCAAGGTGCACCCGCTGGCCCTGCTCCACCCCGACAGGGTCGCTGACCTTGAGGCCCGTCGCACCATCGAGCAACTCACCCGCGGCTACTCCAACGGGGCCGAGTTCTTCGTGCAGCGTCTCGCGGAGGGCATCGGCACTATCGCGGCGGCGTTTTGGCCCAAACCCGTCGTGGTGCGGATGTCGGACTTCAAGTCCAACGAGTACGCCAGCCTGATCGGCGGCGGCGGCTTCGAGCCGACCGAAAGCAACCCGATGATCGGGTTCCGCGGCGCCTCGCGCTACGCGCACCCGGCCTACGCCGAAGGCTTCGCGCTGGAATGCCGCGCGATGAAGCGGGTACGCGAGGAGATTGGCCTGAGCAACGTGGTCATCATGCTGCCGTTCGTTCGCCGGGTGGCCGAGGCGGACCTGGTGCTGCAGACGATGGCCGAACACGGTCTGCGGCGCGGTCAAAACGGACTCAAGGTGTATGCGATGTGCGAGATTCCCAACAACGTCATCTTGATCGACGAGTTCGCCAAACGCTTCGACGGCTTCTCCATCGGCTCCAACGACCTGACACAGCTCACGCTCGGGGTCGACCGGGATAGCGAGATCGTGGCCTTCGACTATGACGAACGCGACGAGGGCGTCAAGGAGATGATCCGCCTCGCCGTGGCGGGCTGCCGCCGCAACGGAATGCACTCCGGGTTGTGTGGCCAGGCACCATCGGACTACCCGGACATGGCCGAATTCCTGGTCCGCGCCGGTATCGACTCGATCAGCCTGAACCCCGATGTGGTGGTGAAGACCACCCGCCAGGTCCTCGAACTCGAGCGGCAGGTGGTGCCCCAGCAATGA
- a CDS encoding 6-phosphofructokinase has translation MKSSIGRVALSTGGGDAPGLNAVIHAATLAARNRGWDVVGIRDGLNGLLLPQNYPDGGLMELTRDRVRGIIHQGGTIIGTTNRGNPTAYPVQRSDGSWIEVDRTDELLARCAERQIDALIMIGGDGSMAIGQHLYEAGLRLVGVPKTIDNDLDKTTSTFGFDSAVDFASECIDRLFATATSHGRIIVVEVMGRYAGWIALNAGMASGVHAILIPEIPFSLDPVAAVIADRERHGAKFSIVCVAEGASPVGGEVSILGKAPGQAERLGGIGAKVAAELERMTGREARTVVLGHLLRGGSPTSFDRLLGLRFGAAAVRALDEGHNGVMVALNPPTVDYVPLVEATHRQKTVPLDCDSILTARDMGINFGDEMPRHSMID, from the coding sequence GTGAAGTCTTCTATTGGGAGGGTCGCGTTGAGCACCGGTGGCGGTGACGCACCCGGGCTCAACGCGGTCATCCACGCCGCCACCCTGGCCGCGCGCAACCGGGGCTGGGATGTGGTGGGGATCCGTGACGGCCTCAACGGGTTGCTGCTGCCGCAGAACTATCCCGACGGCGGGCTGATGGAGCTCACTCGCGACCGGGTTCGCGGCATCATCCACCAGGGCGGCACGATCATCGGTACCACCAATCGGGGCAACCCGACGGCCTATCCGGTCCAACGCAGCGATGGTAGCTGGATCGAGGTGGATCGCACCGACGAGTTGCTGGCACGCTGCGCCGAGCGGCAGATCGACGCGTTGATCATGATCGGTGGCGACGGATCGATGGCGATAGGCCAGCACCTGTACGAAGCCGGGCTGCGCCTGGTCGGTGTGCCCAAGACCATCGACAATGATCTGGACAAGACCACGTCGACATTCGGCTTTGACAGTGCCGTTGATTTCGCCTCGGAGTGCATCGACCGGCTATTCGCGACAGCAACGTCGCACGGCCGCATCATCGTGGTGGAGGTGATGGGCCGCTACGCCGGATGGATCGCCCTGAATGCCGGCATGGCGTCGGGGGTACACGCGATTCTGATTCCCGAGATCCCGTTCAGTCTAGATCCGGTGGCGGCGGTGATCGCCGACCGCGAGCGCCACGGCGCCAAGTTCTCCATCGTCTGCGTCGCCGAGGGCGCCAGCCCGGTGGGCGGCGAGGTGTCGATACTGGGCAAGGCGCCGGGGCAGGCCGAGCGCCTGGGTGGCATCGGTGCCAAGGTGGCCGCCGAACTGGAACGAATGACTGGACGCGAAGCGCGCACGGTGGTGCTGGGCCACCTGCTGCGGGGCGGTTCGCCGACCTCGTTTGACCGATTGCTCGGACTGCGCTTCGGCGCCGCTGCGGTGCGGGCACTCGACGAGGGCCACAACGGCGTGATGGTAGCGCTCAACCCACCCACAGTGGATTACGTCCCGCTGGTCGAGGCCACCCACCGCCAAAAGACGGTCCCGCTCGACTGCGACTCCATACTGACCGCCCGCGATATGGGCATCAACTTCGGTGACGAAATGCCCCGTCACAGCATGATCGACTAG